In the genome of Bryobacteraceae bacterium, one region contains:
- a CDS encoding phytanoyl-CoA dioxygenase family protein — MDLSHFRVFGFVVLQQFFDASPIGAEIDRLLPSEAGTSVNTPGAGEIRFQYVPMMTAETPASLALLARTQPLAERLFDGPVLPTRAKGTRYWGDTPWHADSGLPLASIGILAYLEPLRAETGSLRVIPGSHRPEFGDGLRSLGVSGKPAAGMPSHAIATDPGDLIVFDERLFHASSGGGVRRQWRVDYVADPADADAEDQTRAYFRGLFRSDWDGGYDVDRHPSHGEGWRRSASAIASRLEALGVLEMAARQEAFMRSRRLAEINPRGSTR, encoded by the coding sequence GTGGACCTCTCCCATTTCCGCGTTTTCGGGTTCGTTGTACTGCAGCAGTTCTTCGATGCTTCGCCGATCGGCGCGGAGATCGATCGCCTTCTGCCAAGTGAAGCCGGAACTTCAGTCAACACGCCCGGCGCGGGCGAGATCCGGTTTCAGTACGTGCCAATGATGACGGCCGAAACGCCGGCGAGTCTCGCCTTGCTCGCGCGGACCCAACCCCTCGCCGAGAGGCTCTTCGACGGCCCGGTGCTGCCGACTCGGGCCAAGGGTACCCGCTACTGGGGCGACACACCGTGGCACGCGGATTCCGGCCTTCCCCTCGCCAGCATCGGAATTCTCGCCTATCTCGAACCGCTTCGCGCGGAGACTGGCTCTCTCCGCGTGATACCCGGCTCGCATCGCCCGGAGTTCGGCGACGGGCTTCGTTCTCTGGGCGTTTCCGGCAAACCCGCTGCCGGCATGCCGTCGCATGCCATCGCAACCGATCCCGGAGACCTGATTGTCTTCGACGAGCGTCTGTTCCACGCCAGTTCGGGTGGCGGCGTGCGGCGACAGTGGCGCGTGGACTACGTGGCCGACCCGGCGGACGCCGACGCGGAGGATCAGACGAGAGCCTACTTTCGCGGACTCTTCCGGTCCGATTGGGACGGCGGCTACGATGTCGACCGCCATCCAAGCCATGGAGAAGGTTGGAGGCGATCGGCGTCGGCGATCGCTTCGCGTCTCGAAGCGCTTGGCGTACTGGAAATGGCGGCCCGGCAGGAGGCGTTCATGCGGTCACGGCGACTGGCCGAAATCAATCCACGCGGTAGTACTCGATAG
- a CDS encoding acetylxylan esterase, producing the protein MASRTLSTLPVLLSAVLQAQPNRNLNFLADHVDGRTRRQALGEYLRAKAFAQLDARARTVETIRGREAMEARGREVRTKLIDLIGGPLPEKTPLNARVTGTLDFPGYRIEKVIFESHPGFPVTASLYLPKSGPAPHPAILFPLGHEAGAKAHEAWQAVLVTFARRGYVCLAWDTIGQGERIQLWDADFGASKVIRSTTEHTIIGLQTVLVGDPLGRYTIWDGIRALDYLLSRPEVDPRRVGVTGNSGGGTHTAYLSALAGDRFAAAAPSCYLTSWRRLLVTIGPQDAEQCMPGFLAAGLDHPDFVLAYGPKPYRMLTAIRDFFSIAGARATASELARMFDAAGVGDRFGQFEADDGHGYTKPRRAEAYRFFSRWLDGKEDSRPEDPVDYLSEEALWCTKSGQVAAEFPRSETVFSLNQKRLEQVRKRGATLAEVRAFVEFAPGGGAPRVTGYGGANGLEKLTYESEPGIEIPALLYTPSTSGRHPAAVVVYGRGKAAAHDDARKLAANGKVVLSIDLRGMGETSEAPDENESDWPRYFGNYEAAMTAMLTGKPLVTMRAEDIARAVDLLASRGDVDPARIELHGQGAAAVPALYAAAFDARIGETRLREMLVSYESVVRQRIHRGQWENAVPGALRLFDLPDLVRWIAPRRVTVESTVGPLGN; encoded by the coding sequence ATGGCTTCCCGAACCCTTTCGACGCTGCCGGTTCTGCTCTCCGCCGTGCTCCAAGCACAGCCCAACCGGAACCTGAACTTCCTGGCAGACCACGTGGACGGACGCACCCGCAGGCAGGCGCTCGGGGAGTATCTGCGCGCGAAGGCGTTTGCCCAACTCGACGCGCGGGCGCGCACCGTTGAAACAATCCGAGGCCGTGAAGCGATGGAGGCGCGAGGCCGCGAGGTGCGGACGAAACTCATCGACCTGATCGGCGGGCCGCTTCCGGAGAAGACGCCATTGAATGCGCGCGTCACAGGCACGCTCGATTTCCCTGGCTACCGGATCGAGAAAGTAATCTTCGAGAGCCACCCTGGCTTCCCCGTGACCGCCAGCCTGTACCTGCCGAAATCCGGACCCGCGCCCCACCCGGCGATTCTGTTCCCGCTTGGCCATGAAGCTGGCGCGAAGGCCCACGAGGCGTGGCAAGCCGTCCTCGTCACCTTCGCCCGGCGCGGGTACGTGTGCCTGGCGTGGGACACCATCGGCCAAGGCGAACGCATTCAGCTTTGGGATGCGGATTTCGGTGCGTCGAAAGTGATCCGGTCAACAACCGAGCACACCATCATCGGGCTGCAAACGGTGCTCGTCGGAGATCCGCTCGGGCGGTACACGATCTGGGACGGAATCCGCGCGCTCGACTATCTCTTGTCCCGGCCCGAGGTGGACCCTCGCCGCGTCGGCGTCACCGGCAACTCCGGCGGCGGCACCCATACCGCCTATCTCTCGGCCCTGGCCGGCGATCGGTTCGCGGCCGCCGCCCCTTCGTGCTACCTCACCAGTTGGCGGCGGCTGCTCGTGACCATCGGGCCACAGGACGCCGAGCAGTGCATGCCAGGGTTCCTCGCCGCCGGCCTGGACCATCCCGATTTCGTGCTCGCCTACGGCCCAAAGCCCTACCGAATGCTCACCGCGATTCGGGACTTCTTCTCGATCGCCGGCGCGCGGGCGACGGCGAGTGAGTTGGCGCGGATGTTTGACGCCGCCGGCGTCGGCGACCGCTTTGGCCAGTTCGAAGCCGACGATGGGCATGGCTATACGAAGCCGCGCCGTGCGGAGGCGTACCGCTTCTTCAGCCGCTGGCTCGACGGCAAGGAGGACTCCCGCCCGGAGGATCCCGTTGACTACCTGAGCGAGGAAGCGCTGTGGTGCACGAAGTCCGGCCAGGTGGCGGCGGAGTTTCCGCGGTCGGAAACGGTGTTTTCGTTGAACCAAAAGCGGCTGGAGCAGGTGCGAAAGAGGGGCGCGACGCTCGCTGAGGTTCGCGCGTTCGTGGAGTTCGCCCCGGGCGGTGGCGCGCCTCGGGTTACCGGATACGGCGGAGCAAACGGGCTTGAGAAGCTCACCTATGAAAGCGAGCCGGGGATCGAGATCCCGGCGCTGCTCTACACACCCTCGACTTCGGGCCGTCATCCGGCGGCGGTGGTCGTCTACGGCAGAGGTAAGGCCGCGGCGCACGACGATGCCCGCAAGTTGGCGGCCAACGGAAAGGTGGTGCTTTCAATCGATCTGCGGGGGATGGGCGAGACGTCGGAGGCCCCGGACGAAAACGAGTCTGACTGGCCGCGGTACTTCGGCAACTACGAAGCAGCAATGACGGCGATGTTGACCGGCAAACCGCTCGTCACCATGCGTGCCGAGGATATCGCGCGCGCCGTGGACCTTCTGGCGTCCCGCGGCGACGTGGACCCGGCCCGGATCGAGCTGCACGGGCAGGGCGCGGCGGCCGTGCCGGCGCTGTACGCGGCAGCCTTCGACGCCCGAATCGGCGAGACGCGGCTGCGCGAGATGCTCGTGTCGTACGAATCCGTGGTGCGGCAGCGGATTCATCGCGGCCAGTGGGAGAATGCTGTTCCCGGTGCACTGCGCCTGTTTGACCTGCCGGATCTCGTGCGTTGGATCGCACCCCGGCGCGTCACTGTGGAGAGCACCGTCGGTCCGCTCGGGAATTAG
- a CDS encoding PEP-CTERM sorting domain-containing protein has translation MKIRELKTRIGILAATAALAAAPVAQAGAVAYSRDLTGFLGATAGVQTIDFDLIAPGTDITGQTIQGVEFQAPGAPLEVVDASTTVTTGGFVNTTNTSLNRLFATTGANVLSPGGTQLVVGPNPAVEDDSLTLVFHRPVVAFGIDLLWQQADGASFTDIRVYDTANNLLYSKMAESTPVWNGAGWEGGSDFFGIVATNGTLLGRVEFIESDNDHRYADSNIGYDTIRFQASEVPEPATLVFTGAGLLALGIARRRKVSQ, from the coding sequence ATGAAAATCAGAGAATTGAAAACCAGGATCGGGATTTTGGCCGCGACGGCCGCGCTTGCCGCCGCCCCCGTCGCGCAAGCCGGCGCGGTTGCCTATTCGCGGGACCTGACGGGGTTTCTCGGCGCCACCGCAGGCGTGCAGACCATCGATTTCGACCTGATCGCGCCGGGTACTGACATTACCGGCCAAACCATCCAGGGGGTGGAATTTCAAGCTCCCGGGGCGCCGCTGGAGGTAGTGGACGCTTCTACAACCGTGACCACTGGAGGTTTCGTGAATACGACGAATACGAGCCTCAACCGGCTGTTCGCCACCACCGGCGCGAATGTGCTCTCGCCCGGCGGTACGCAGTTGGTGGTTGGTCCGAACCCGGCTGTGGAAGACGACTCACTGACTCTTGTCTTTCACCGGCCCGTTGTCGCTTTTGGGATCGACCTGCTTTGGCAGCAGGCCGATGGCGCCAGCTTCACCGACATACGTGTCTATGATACGGCCAACAATCTGCTGTATTCGAAAATGGCCGAGAGTACTCCGGTGTGGAACGGCGCCGGCTGGGAAGGCGGCTCCGATTTTTTCGGGATCGTCGCCACGAACGGGACGCTCCTCGGGCGCGTCGAGTTCATTGAGTCCGACAACGACCACCGCTACGCCGACTCCAATATCGGCTACGACACGATTCGCTTCCAGGCTTCCGAAGTCCCCGAGCCGGCCACTCTTGTCTTTACGGGCGCCGGCCTGCTCGCTCTCGGGATCGCACGCCGCCGAAAGGTCAGCCAATAG